TCTTGGTCTTCGTCGCGAGTTCGACGTGCACCTCGAAGCCGAGGACCGGCTCGAACCGCTCGATCGCCTCGTCGAAGTCCATGAGTGCGTCCTTGGCCATCAGATGACACCTTCCTCTGCGGCGGACTGCTGTGCGGCGTCCAGGTCGGGGATCCGGGAGATCAGGGGTGCGCCCCACTGCTGCTCGAGCAGACGCTCGAGGGCGGCGCCCACCCGGTAGAGCCGGGCGTCCTCGCGCTGCGGGGCCATCAGCTGCACACCGGTCGGCAGCGAGTCCTCGGGCGCGAGGCCGTTCGGGATGCTCATGCCGGGCACGCCCGCCAGGTTCGCCGGGATCGTGGTGAGGTCGTTGAGGTACATCGCGAGCGGGTCGTCGATGCGCTCACCGATCTTGAACGCGGTGGTCGGCGCCGACGGGCTGATGAGCAGGTCGACCTGGTCGAACGCGGCCGCGAAGTCGCGCTGGACGAGCGTGCGGACCTTCTGCGCGCTGCCGTAGTAGGCGTCGTAGTACCCGGCGCTCAGGGCGTACGTGCCGAGGATGATGCGGCGCTTCACCTCGGGACCGAAGCCCGCCTCGCGCGTGGCCGCCATGACGTCCTCGACCGTGGCACCGCCCTCGGGCGTGACGCGGAGGCCGAAGCGCACCGAGTCGAACTTCGCCAGGTTCGACGAGGCCTCGGCCGGGAGGATCAGGTAGTAGGCGCTGATCGCGTAGGCGAACGACGGGGCGTCGATCTCGACGACGACCGCACCGGCCGACTCGAGCAGGGCGACGGTCTCCTGGAAGCGCTGCGTGACGCCGGCCTGGAAGCCCTCGCCACCCGCGAGCTCCTTGACGACGCCGATGCGGACGCCCGCGAGCGAGTCCGCCTGCAGGCCGTCGCGTGCGGCGGCCGCGAACGACGGCCACTCCTGCCGCAGGGACGTGGAGTCCTTCGGGTCGTGCCCGCCGATGACGTCGTGCAGGAGCGCCGCGTCGAGGACGGTGCGGGACACCGGGCCGATCTGGTCGAGGCTCGACGCCAACGCGATCGCGCCGTAGCGGCTGACGCCACCGTAGGTCGGCTTCACGCCGACGGTGCCGGTCACGGCACCGGGCTGGCGGATCGACCCACCGGTGTCGGAGCCGAGGGCGATCGGGGCCTCGTGCGCGGCCACCGCGGCGGCCGAGCCACCACCGGAACCACCGGGGATGCGGTCGAGGTCCCACGGGTTGCGGGTCGGGCCGTACGCCGAGAACTCGGTCGACGAGCCCATCGCGAACTCGTCCATGTTGGTCTTGCCGAGCGGCACCAGGCCGGCACGGCGCAGCTTCGCGACCGGGGTGGCGTCGTACGGCGGCACCCAGCCCTCGAGGATCTTCGAGCCGGAGGTGGTCGGCATGTCCTGCGTGCACAGGACGTCCTTCACCGCGATCGGCACACCGGCGAGCGGGCCGAGGTCGTCACCGGCGGCGCGGCGGGAGTCGATCGACTTGGCCGCGGCGATGGCGTTCTGGTTGACGTGCAGGAACGCGTGCACGTCCCCGTCGACGGCGGCGATGCGGTCGAGGTGCGCCTGGGTCGCCTCGACGCTCGAGACGTCGCGGGCCACGAGGGCGTCGGCGAGCGCAGCGGCGCTCAGGGTGGTGATGTCGTCGGTCACTGTCGTCGCCTACTGTTCTTCGCCGAGGATCGCGGTCACGCGGAAGCGCTCGCCGTCCGAGTCGGGGGCACCCGAGAGGGCCTGCTCCTGGGTCAGCGTCTCGCCGACCTCGTCGGGGCGGGACACGTTCTCGAGCGGGACCGGGTGGCTCGTCGCGGGGACGTCCGGGGTCGCGACCTCGGTGACCTTCGCGACGCTGTCGACGATGAGTGACAGCTCCTCGGTCATCTTCTCGATCTCGTCGGGCGTGAGTGCGATACGTGCGAGGTTCGCCAGGTAGGCGACCTGCTCGCTCGTGATGTCAGGCATGGTGCTCCGTCGATCGGTTCGTGGAATGCGCACCACTCTACCGAGCGTGCCGACGAGGGCGGGACCGGGCCGTCACCCGCGGGTGCCGCGGCCTCGCCGCGCGCCGTCACCGACCGCTCCCACCGCCTCCACCCGCGGGTGCCGCAGCCCCGCCGGGGGCCGTCGCGCCGGGTCCGGCCTGGCCGGACCCACCCTGGCCGGACCCGCCCTGGCCGGACCCGCCCTGCCCGGCCGCCGGCTGCCCAGCCGTCGCCTGCCCCGCGGCACCCTGCCCCGCGCCTCCCTGGCCGACCGCGCCCTGCCCTGCGGCACCCTGCGCGGCGGCGTCCCGCCCGGCGGGCGCCGGGGTCTGCGCGCCCTGCTGCGCACCGGTCGACGGCGCCGGGCTCGCCTTCGGCGCCGAGCCGATGAGCGCCTGGTCGGGTGCCGGCAGCGCACCACCGCTGTACGTGCCGTCCAGGTAGGTCATGAGCTGCTTGCCGATGCCGAACTTCGCGCTGTAGCCGGTCGTGCCCTGCAGGAACGGCCACTGGGCCAACCGGACGTGTCCCTGCACGTTGCCGACCCAGGTGGCGTTCGTGTACTTCGTCGTCGAGGCGATGAGCCAGTTCTGCTCGTCGCCGTCGGTGGTGCCGGTCTTGGCGAACTTGGGCACGGCGTCGCCCGGGTTCGCGGTCGCCGCCGTGCCCCGGCCGGACAGGACCCCCTGCAGGGCGAAGTCGACGGTGCCGGCGACCTCGGCACTGACGCCCCGCGTGCACGTGGACGGCGTGGGTCGGATGGTGCCGCCCTCGGCCGTGGTCACGCGGTCGATGGTGGTCGGGGTGCAGACGACGCCGCCGTTCGCGAACCCCGCGTACGCCTCGGCCAGGTCGATCGGCGAGAGCGGGTTCGTCCCGAGCACCGAGGCCGGGTTCGAGTCGGGGGCGCTGCCGTCGGCCTGGTGGATGCCCATCGCCTCGGCGGTCTTCTGGATGCCGCACAGGTCGAGCTGCTTCGCCATCGCGCCGAACGCGGTGTTGATGGACTCGACGGTCGCCGTCAGGACGCTCATCGTCGGGTCGACCAGCTCGGCGTTGGCGACCTGCCACGGCGGACCACCGAGCGGCGTGCACGAGTTCGTGAACTCCGACTGGGGGAAGGAGTGCTCGGTCGTCGAGACCGTCTGGGACAGGGTGTGCCCGGTCGCCAGCCAGTCGGCCAGGGTGAACACCTTGTACGTGGACCCCGTCGGGAACCCGCTCGAGCTGCCGACGGCCCGGTCGGCGTTGTAGTTCACGGCCGTCGCCCCGGCGGTCGGCGCGTCCGACTGCGTGTAGTCCGTGTTCTGGACCATGGAGAGCACCCGCCCGGTGCCCGGCTCGACGGTGACGTTCGCCCCGCCCGCGTCCACCCCGGCCATCGTCTTCGGCACGTACGAGGACAGCGCGGCCTGCGCGGTGTGCTGCAGGTCGAGGTCGAGCGAGGTGTGGATCGACAGGCCCTTCGTGTCGAGCGTCGCGATCCGGTCCGAGGCCGTCTTGCCGAAGGCCGGGTCGGCGAGCAGCTGCGACCGGACCGTGTCGCAGAAGTACCCCGCGTCGTACTGCGACGCGGCCGCCGAGCAGCCGTCCGCCGTCTCGGTGATCTTCGGCGTGATCGGGGTGGCGACGGCCTTCCGCAGCTCGGCTGCCGTGATGGCCCCGTGGGCGTGCATGCGGCGCAGGACGTAGTCACGACGGATCTTCGTCAGCCGGTACCCGTTCGCCGCGCCGTTCTTCGCGTCGTCGGGCTGGTCGATGCGCAGTTGCGACGGGTAGTTGAGGATCGCCACGAGCGTCGCGGACTGCACGAGCGACAGGTCCTTCGCGTGCACGCCGAAGTAGTAGTGCGCGCCGGCCTCCGCGCCGTAGACGCGGCCGCCGAGCCCGACGATGTTGAGGTACCCGGTCAGGATCTGGTCCTTCGTGTACTTCTTGTTCACCGCGACGGCGTACCGGATCTCCTGGAGCTTGCGCGCCTTCGACTGCCCGGCGACCTTGTGGTAGCACGCGGCGATCGCGGCGTCGGTGGCGTCGGCGTCCTTGCCGGTCAGCTGCTCGCACTGCTGCACGAGCACGTTCTTGACGTACTGCTGCGTGATGCTCGAACCGCCCTGGACACCCGCGTGCAGGGCGTCCGCGATGGCCGCCCGGATGGTGCCGATCACGTCGACCCCGCCCTCGTCGCGGAACCGCGGGTCCTCGGTGTCGATCGCGGCCTGCTTCAGGGTGTCGGCGATCTGCGCAGAGCTGACGTTCGTGCGGTTCTCGGCATAGAACGACGCGATCGGTACGTCCTTCCCGCCCTGCTTCGCGTAGACCGTCGACACCTGCTGCGGTGTCTGGATGTCGAGGTAGCTCGGCAGGTCCTCGAAGAACGACGCCGCTCCGGAGGCCCCCTCACCGGCGACCGCCACCGCCGGGGTCACCGCGACGGCGACCAGCAGGCCGGCGAGCGCGGACAGGACGACGAACATCAGGAAGGCCCCCGGCCACCGCGCGATTCGCATGGTCAGCACGGTAAGGAGCCGTGCTGGGCCCGCTCTGCTCCGGGCGGCCGCAGGACTGCGCAGCCCCACAGGAAGACCCACAGCCGTCGTCCTCCGGCACCCGACGGACCGCCGGGAGGCCCGGATCACCGGGCGGGGTGCGCTCCGGTCACGATCCGGTCACGTCTCGCGACGAGCGGCCTCCGCCGCTCAGTCACGCGGCTGGAGGTCCTGCGGGCGGACGAGGTACATGTCCGGCGTGGCCTGTACGACGCCGCTGCCGTCGCCGTCGCGGTCGTGTCGGTGCCCCTCCCGGACCAGGTCGCCCCGTCCGACCGCGATGAGCGCGACGTCGTGCAGGGACGCGGTCCCCGGCTTGAGGTAGTCGTTGTGGCCGAACGGCTGGCGGAAGAGGTCCCGGGCGGCGTCCGGGCCGGACCCGCGCACCAGGTCGAGCGTGGCTGCGCCGAAGGACGCCCGACCCGGGTCGGTCCCGAAGAAGCCCGTGCCGGCGACCGGGTCCCAGTGCGCCGAGCCGACGTACACCTCGCCCGGGGTGACGGCGAGCTGGCCGGCGCTGGTGACCGCGCTGCCCGGGGACCCGAGCATCGTGAGGCTGTCGACGTGGGTCCGGCCGGACGACAGCGCGATCATCGCCGTCGTGCTGCCGTACGAGTGCGCGACGACCCCGAGCCGCGGTTCGTGCCCCGTGCGGACCGACCGGATGCCGTCGAGGGTCCGGACGAGCCGGTCGGCGCCGAGGTGCGCGAGGTCGAGCGACATGAAGTCCGAGATGCCCGGCGTGCGGTAGCCCATCCACGCGAGGACGGCCACGCCCTCGCCGTCCGCCGGTGCCGCGACCGGGGCGAGGGTGGCCTGCTCCCGGTACACGTCGCCCGCGGTCGCTGTGAAGTCCGCCATCTGCCCGCCGACGGTGAAGAAGATGCCGGGCACGACCACCGAGACGTCCCCGGCCGAGCCGATGTCCCCGATCGAGATCGCGCACCGGCCGCTGCCCCGGGTGTCGAGCGTGACGAGGTACTTCCGCGGGTCCCCCGGCTGCTGCACGAGCGACTTCCGGACCTGTCCGAGCATCGCGGCGAGTGCGGTCGGGGCGTCCCGGTCGGCGAGCCGCTCGGCCAGCACCGCCCGGTTCGCGGCGTCCCGGACGTCGTACGGCACGCCGTCGAGGTTGCCGACCACGACCGGGGCGTCGTCGGTCAGGACCGTGCGGGACGCCGGGGTCAGGCCGCCCCACCAGGCGGAGACGAGCGCGGAGCTCGGCGGGTCGTCCATCGCCGTCGTCGCGATGCGTCCGTCCGCGTCGGCGGCCTGCAGCGTGCCCGGTCCGGCCGAGCCGAGGGCCTCCAACCAGGACCGGCCGGTGGCGTGCGCGAGCGGCTCGACCGGTGCGTGGTCGGCCACGGCCGGTGTCGGCACGGGCGGCGTGTGCCGGACCGGTGCCGCCCCGGGCTGATCAGCCGCGGTGCTGACGACGACGGCCGCGGGCACACCGGGTGCCTCGACCGCTCCGGACGAGTGCAACGAAGCGGCCAACAACGCCGCGGCGAAGATCAGCAAACGGGTCTCCCCCTGGAAGGCCAGCCTGTCGTTCCCCTGCAGACGACAGGTGATGCTCTGTCGAGTGTAAGGAGATCGGCCCTTCTGGGGTCATGCGTCCTGCAACTTGTCCCCCGATCTGGGGACGCCGGGGGGCGCGTCGCACCGGCCGGAAGCCGCTGCGCTGTGCAAGGGCCTACGCCGTCGTGTCCGTCTCGCCCGTCGTGTCCGTCCCGCCGGCGTCGGCCGCGGGGTCGCCGAGCGCCGCCGGTCCCTCGGTCACGAGCACCGCGAACTGTGCGGCGTCGATCACGCGGACGCCGAGCTGCTCCGCCTTCGTCAGCTTCGAACCCGCCCCGGGGCCCGCGGCGACGAAGTCGGTCTTCTTGCTGACGCTCGAGGCCGCTTTTCCGCCCGCGGCCATGATCGCCTCGAGCGCGCCCTCCCGGGTGAAGCCCTCGAGGGACCCGGTCGCCACGACGGTCACGCCGGACAGGACACCGCCGGCAGCCGTGGCCGCGCCGGGACCCGGGTGGTCGGGGGTGGTGAGCTGCACGCCGGCTGCCGTCCAGCGGTCGATGATCTCGCGGTGCCAGTCCACCTCGAACCAGTCGAGGAGCGCGTCGGCGATGATGCCCCCGACGCCGTCGACCGCGGCGAGGTCCTCGCGCGAGGACGACCGGATCGCGTCGAGCGACCCGAAGTGGTTCGCGAGTGCCCGGGCCGCGACCGGACCGACGTGCCGGATGTTCAGGCCGACCAGGATGCGCCACAGGGGTCGTGTCTTCGCGGCGTCGATGTTCGCGAGCATCTCGAACGCGTTCTTCGACGGGTAGCGGCTGGGCTCCCCCGTGTAGTCGGCGCCCCGGGCGTCCGGGTCGAACGGCGGGTCGGTCTTCTTGCGGGCGCGGCTGAACGGCGTGACGCGCTTCGGGGCGCCGCCGTCCTCGGTCTTCTCCATGCCGGTCTCGGCGTCGCGGACGATCACCTCGATCGGGACGATGTCCGCCATCGTCAGGTCGAACAGTCCTGCCTCGGTCACGAGCGGCGGCGTCTCCGGGAACACCGGCTGCGTCAGGGCGGCTGCGGCGACCTCTCCCAGGCCCTCGATGTCGAGCGACCCGCGGGAGGCGATGTGCTCGACCCGCCCCCGGACCTGCGCCGGGCAGCTCTCGGCGTTCGGGCAGCGGAGGTCGATGTCGCCCTCCTTCGCGGGGCGGAGCGGGGTGCCGCACTCGGGGCAGTCGGTCGGCATGACGAACTCGCGCTCGGTGCCGTCACGGAGCTCGACGACCGGGCCGAGGACCTCGGGGATGACGTCACCGGCCTTGCGGAGCACGACGGTGTCGCCGATCAGGACGCCCTTCGCCTTGACGACCTGCTGGTTGTGCAGCGTCGCCTGGCGCACGACCGACCCGGCGACCTCGGCCGGGGCCATCGCGGCGAACGGGGTGGCGCGGCCGGTCCGTCCGACGCTCACGACGATGTCGAGGAGCTTCGTGTGGACCTCCTCCGGCGGGTACTTGTACGCGATCGCCCAGCGCGGTGCACGCGAGGTCGACCCGAGCTCCTCGTGCAGCGCCAGGTCGTCGACCTTGATGACGATGCCGTCGATCTGGTGCTCGACCGCGGACCGTCGCTCGCCGTAGTCCTTCACGAAGGTCAGGACGTCCTCGACCGAGTCGAAGACACGGTGGTGCGTGCCGGTCGGCAGCCCCCACTCGTGCAACAGCTCGTAGACCTCGGACTGGGCGCGGACCTCGGTGTCGCGCTCGAGCTCGACGACCGGCCAGGCACCGATGCCGTGCACCAGCATCCGCAGTCGGCGCAGGCGGTCGACCATGAGCTCGCGCTTGGCCGGCGACTTGCCCTCCTCCTTCTGCCGGAGGGAGCCGGCGGCGGCGTTGCGCGGGTTCGCGAACACGCGCTCACCGGCGTCGCGCTGCCGGGCGTTGAGCTCGTCGAACTGCGCGACGGGGAAGAAGATCTCGCCGCGGACCTCCACCAGGGGCGGGTGCCCGCTGCCGGCGAGCCGGTCGGGGATGGTGCCCATGGTCCGCACGTTGCCGGTGACGTCCTCGCCGACGACCCCGTCCCCGCGCGTGGCGGCCGAGACCAGCCGACCGTGCTCGTACCGCAGGTTGATCGCCAGGCCGTCGATCTTGAGCTCGGTGAGGAACCGGACGCGCTCGGCGCCGGCGTCCCGCTGGACCTTGACCGCCCAGTCGGTCAGCTCCTCGGGGCTGAACACGTTGTCGAGGCTGAGCATGCGTTCGGCGTGCTCCACCGGCGCGAACTGCGTCGTCTGGGCCTGCCCGCCGACGGTCTGCGTCGGGCTGTCCTCGGTCAGCAGCTCGGGGAAGCGCTGCTCGATCGCGTCGAGCCGGCGCATCATCGCGTCGTACTCGGCGTCGGCGACGGGGGAACCGTTGCCCTCGTAGTAGGCGTGACGCAGCTCGGTGACACGGGCGCGGAGCCGGTCGACCTCCCGAGCGGCCTGCGCGGCGTCGAGTGCCGCGGGGTCGATGGTCTCGAAGGTGGCGTCCGTCTCGCTCATGCAGACAGTTCTACCGGGTCCCACCGACCTCGCTCGCAGCGGTGTCGCGGACGCCGGGCGGGTTCAGGCGGGGACCGGGGCCGCCGACACCGTCCGGTCGATGGTGCACTGGCCGAGCACGCGCGTGCCGACGTAGACCACCGCGGTCTGACCCGGGGCGACGCCGGACAGCGGCGCGTCCGGGTCGATCACCAGCGCGCCGTCCTCGATGCGGGCGGTCGCGGGCTCCGGGTCGGCGTGCGCACGGATCTGGACCTCGCAGCGGAACGGGGTCGCGGGGTCGGCCGGGGCCGATCCCGCCCAGGTGTACCGCGTGCCGGAGAGCGAGGCGACGTCGAGCGCCTCCTTCGGGCCGACCACGACCGTGTTGTCCTTCGGACGGATCTCGAGCACGAACCGCGGCTTGCCGTCCGCCGCCGGCCGGCCGAGGGCGAGGCCGCGGCGCTGCCCGACCGTGTAGCCGTGCGCGCCCTCGTGGGAGCCGACGACCGTGCCGTCACGCTCGACCACGTCGCCCGGGGCGCTGCCCACGCGGTCGGCGAGCCAGCCGCGGGTGTCGCCGTCCGGGATGAAGCAGATGTCGTACGAGTCCGGCTTCTGCGCCACGGTGAGCCCGCGCGCGGCGGCCTCGGCCCGGACCTCGTCCTTCGAGGGGGTCGCACCCAGGGGGAACATCGCGTGCCGGAGCTGCTCGGCCGTCAGCACACCGAGCACGTAGGACTGGTCCTTCGCCCACGCCGCGGACCGGTGCAGCTCGCGCTCGCCGTCCGGGCCGGTGACGATCGAGGCGTAGTGCCCCGTGCAGACCGCGTCGAACCCGAGGGCCAGCGCCTTCTCGAGCAGCGCGGCGAACTTGATCCGCTCGTTGCAGCGCATGCAGGGGTTCGGCGTCCGGCCGGCCTGGTACTCGGACACGAAGTCGTCGACGACGTCCTCCTTGAACCGCGCCGAGAAGTCCCACACGTAGTACGGGATGCCGAGGGCCGCGGCGGCGCGCTGGGCGTCCATCGAGTCCTCGATCGTGCAGCACCCGCGGCTGCCGGTGCGGAGCGTGCCCGGCATCCGGCTCAGCGCCAGGTGCACGCCGACGACGTCGTGGCCGGCCTCGACCGCCCTCGCCGCGGCCACGGCCGAGTCGACACCACCGCTCATCGCCGCCAGAACACGCATGCGTCCAGGGTAACTCCGACACGGCGTACCGTGGACGACGCGATGACGAGCTCCGACCGATGACCACGACCCCGCCCCGCGGCTCCTCCGACGCCTTCGACCTGCGCGGCGTCCTGCTGTCCGGGTTCCTGCCGGCGACGCTCTTCGCGATCGGCGAGGGCGCCATCATCCCGATCATCCCGATCGCGGCGGACTCCCTCGGGGCGAGCCTGGCGATCGCCGGCTTCGTGGCCTCGCTCATCCTGGTCGGCGAGCTCATCGGCGACGTGCCCTCCGGTGTCGTCGTCGCGAAGATCGGCGAGCGGAACGCGATGATCGGCGCCGCGGTCGTGTCGGTCGTCGGCCTGCTCGTCTGCACCGCGGCCCCGAACCCGGTCGTGCTGGCCGTCGGCGTCTTCCTGGTGGGGCTCTCGACCGCGGTGTTCGCCCTCGCCCGGCACGCCTACATGACCACCGCGATCCCCCTGCGGATCCGCGCCCGCGCCCTGTCCAGCCTCGGCGGCGTCTTCCGCTTCGGCTACTTCGTGGGTCCGTTCCTCGCCGCCGGCGTCGTGCACCTCACCGGGACGACGCAGAGCGCGTTCTGGGTGCACGTCGTGTGCTGTCTCGCCGCCGCCGTGGTGCTCCTCGTCATCCGCGACCCGGCGACCGGCGTGCGTGGTCTGCAGCGGCCGACCCGCGCCTCCCGTCCGGTCCCCGCACCCGCGGCGGAGGCGACCGGCGCGCTGCCCGGCGAGCAGTTCGTGCAGGCGGAGTCCGAAGGGCTCCTGCGCACCCTCCGCCAGCACCGGCAGGTCCTGGTGCGGCTGGGCAGCGGTGCCGCGCTCATCGGTGCGATGCGTGCCGGCCGTCAGGTGATCCTGCCGCTCTGGGCCGTGAGCGTCGGACTCGACGACTCCGCGGCCGCGCTCGTCATCGGCGTCGCAGGCGCGGTCGACTTCGCGCTGTTCTACACGAGCGGCTGGATCATGGACCGGTGGGGACGGCTCGCGAGCGCGCTCCCCTGCATGCTCGGCCTGAGCATCTGCTCCTTCCTGCTCGCCTGGAGCGGACACCTGGACGCCCGGGTCGGCTGGTTATTAGAGGTAGAGTTGATTTGTAAAGGAAAGAGTTAGGAGTAGGATAAGGATTAATTTTTAAAAAGAATTATAAAAAAGGAAATAAAGAGAAATGAAGAGAAGGAAGTATAAGTAAGAAGAGAAAGAAAAGAAGATGAGAAATTGATAAGAAGAAAAATGAAAGAATGAATGAGGATAAAGGTAAGAATGAAGATAGTAGAAAGGAAAGAAAGTAGGAATTAAAATAAAATAAAGAAAAAAAAAAAAAAGAAAAAAAGGGAGGGAAATTATAAGAAAGGTAGGAAGAGATGAGAAGAGAAAGGAGTAAGAAAGAGGAAAGAGTAGAATAAAAAAATATAGAAATATGGTTTATTTAAAAAATTTTGAAGTAGGAGAGTGGAAGGAAAGAATGAAATAAGATAAAATAGACAGATAAAAAAAAAAAATAGAAAGAGAATATCGAAAATCAGAAGAAAGTACTCCGAAAAAAAGAGTGATTTCAAAGAGATGAAAGAATAAAACGATCGGAAAATCGTACCGGCTCTCCTCTCGCCCTCGTCCGACGACCGGAAGAATGATGCACTCCGTCGCACTCGCCCTGATCCCCTGGCTGGATCCGCAGTACATCCTCGACCACTTCGGGGCGTTCGCCGTGCTCGTCGTCTGCGCGATCATCTTCGCCGAGACGGGCCTGCTGATCGGCTTCATCTTCCCGGGCGACAGCCTGCTCGTCATCACGGGCCTGTTCGCCTTCGACCGCGGCGGCCAGATCGGCGGCATCCCGATCTGGGTCGTCGCCCTGATGATCGGCGCTGCGGCGTTCATCGGCGGCGAGCTGGGGTACTACATCGGCAAGAAGGCCGGTCCGCCGATCTTCGAGCGCAAGGACAGCGGCCTGTTCTCGAAGGCGAACGTCGACCGGACGAACGCGTTCTTCCACAAGTACGGCGCACTCGCGGTGATCATGGCCCGCTTCGTGCCGGTCGTGCGGACGTTCGCCCCGATCGCCGCCGGTGTCGGGCGGATGAACTACAAGAAGTACTCGCTCTACAACGCCGTCGGTGCCGTGGTGTGGGGCGTCGGGGTGACGTTCCTCGGGTACTTCCTCGGGTACATCCCCGCGGTGGCGTACATCGTCCGCAACTACATCGACGTGATCCTCCTGGCCGCCGTCGTCGTCACGGTGGTCCCGGCCGTCATCACGTACTTCCGCAACGCTCGCAAGGCCAAGCAGACCGAGCAGCAGCAGCCGTAGCCCGAGGGCCGCGGAGCGTCGGGCCGCGAGGCCTCGGGCCTCGGGCCTCGGGCCTCGGGCCGCGGAGCCACGGCTGCGCCGAGGACCCGCGGCCGCGCCGCTACTCCGCTGCGCCCTCGAACCACTCGCGGACGATCGGCGCGATCCCCCGGAACGCCTTCGACCGGTGGCTCAGCGCGTTCTTCTCCGCTCGGGTCAACTGCGCCGCCGACCCCTCGGCGTCGTCCGGCAGGAACACCGGGTCGTAGCCGTGCCCGCCGTCCCCGATCGGCTCCGTGCCGACCTCACCGTTCCAGACCGCCTCGAACACGTGCTCCGTGCCCGAGGGGGTCACGAACGCCGCCGCGCACACGAACGCCGCGGTGCGCTCGACCACGCCCTCCAGGTTCTGCAGCAGCAGCGCGATGTTGTCCGCGTCCACCCGGGTGCCGGCGTACCGGGCGGAGTGGATGCCCGGCGCTCCGCCGAGCACGTCCACCGCGATGCCGGAGTCGTCGGCCAGGGCGGGCAGCCCGGTGTGCGCGACCGCGGCCCGGGCCTTGATGAGCGCGTTCGCCGCGTAGGTGTCGCCGTCCTCGACCGGCTCGGGGCCGTCGTACGCGACGAGCCCGACGCCGCCGAGGGCCTCGCCGAGGATCTCCCGCAGCTCGACGACCTTGCCCTGGTTGTGCGTCGCGAGGACGACCGTGCCGGTCACGAGGACAGCCCCAGCACCTCGCGCTGAACGGCGGCGAGCGA
The sequence above is drawn from the Curtobacterium sp. L6-1 genome and encodes:
- the mnmA gene encoding tRNA 2-thiouridine(34) synthase MnmA; the protein is MRVLAAMSGGVDSAVAAARAVEAGHDVVGVHLALSRMPGTLRTGSRGCCTIEDSMDAQRAAAALGIPYYVWDFSARFKEDVVDDFVSEYQAGRTPNPCMRCNERIKFAALLEKALALGFDAVCTGHYASIVTGPDGERELHRSAAWAKDQSYVLGVLTAEQLRHAMFPLGATPSKDEVRAEAAARGLTVAQKPDSYDICFIPDGDTRGWLADRVGSAPGDVVERDGTVVGSHEGAHGYTVGQRRGLALGRPAADGKPRFVLEIRPKDNTVVVGPKEALDVASLSGTRYTWAGSAPADPATPFRCEVQIRAHADPEPATARIEDGALVIDPDAPLSGVAPGQTAVVYVGTRVLGQCTIDRTVSAAPVPA
- a CDS encoding MFS transporter, giving the protein MTTTPPRGSSDAFDLRGVLLSGFLPATLFAIGEGAIIPIIPIAADSLGASLAIAGFVASLILVGELIGDVPSGVVVAKIGERNAMIGAAVVSVVGLLVCTAAPNPVVLAVGVFLVGLSTAVFALARHAYMTTAIPLRIRARALSSLGGVFRFGYFVGPFLAAGVVHLTGTTQSAFWVHVVCCLAAAVVLLVIRDPATGVRGLQRPTRASRPVPAPAAEATGALPGEQFVQAESEGLLRTLRQHRQVLVRLGSGAALIGAMRAGRQVILPLWAVSVGLDDSAAALVIGVAGAVDFALFYTSGWIMDRWGRLASALPCMLGLSICSFLLAWSGHLDARVGWLLEVELICKGKS
- a CDS encoding DedA family protein; translated protein: MMHSVALALIPWLDPQYILDHFGAFAVLVVCAIIFAETGLLIGFIFPGDSLLVITGLFAFDRGGQIGGIPIWVVALMIGAAAFIGGELGYYIGKKAGPPIFERKDSGLFSKANVDRTNAFFHKYGALAVIMARFVPVVRTFAPIAAGVGRMNYKKYSLYNAVGAVVWGVGVTFLGYFLGYIPAVAYIVRNYIDVILLAAVVVTVVPAVITYFRNARKAKQTEQQQP
- the rdgB gene encoding RdgB/HAM1 family non-canonical purine NTP pyrophosphatase; translated protein: MTGTVVLATHNQGKVVELREILGEALGGVGLVAYDGPEPVEDGDTYAANALIKARAAVAHTGLPALADDSGIAVDVLGGAPGIHSARYAGTRVDADNIALLLQNLEGVVERTAAFVCAAAFVTPSGTEHVFEAVWNGEVGTEPIGDGGHGYDPVFLPDDAEGSAAQLTRAEKNALSHRSKAFRGIAPIVREWFEGAAE